The DNA sequence GACTGATGTCTTCATGCGACCAGCCTGCCCGCCTGCACCGCGCGCCGGCAGGGCCGGTTCCGGCTATGTGGACAACGGCCGGGCAGGCACGGACTGTCCGGCGGGCGGGGGTGCCTGTAGTACACTTGATGGAGCAGTTTGCTGCGCCCTCAACGCGTTACGTCCCAGTGGTCCACCCCCGCGGTGCATCCCCCTGTCCGGATCGCGTCGGCACATCTCATTCAGGAGTGTGGGGGAGCAGCGGCTGACTACGCGCATCCAGCCCTCCGGCAGCCAACGCCCCGGCGTCGTCCATGGAGGATCGCGCTTCCTGCGGTCAGGCTTTCGTCCTGATGGGAAGGGCGGGGGATGCCAGGAGCACGGCCCGTCCGGGCCACGCTGATCAACCGTCAACTATTGGCAGGGTAAGAAGCCTCCGGGTTTTCTCATGAATGACCTGCCGGAAAATAAGGAGCGCCGGAATGCCCGTCGTAACCATGCGCCAGCTGCTTGACAGCGGCGTCCACTTTGGACACCAGACCCGCCGTTGGAACCCGAAGATGAAGCGCTTCATCTTCACCGAGCGCAACGGCATCTACATCATCGACCTGCAGCAGTCGCTGTCCTACATCGACCGCGCCTACGAGTTCGTCAAGGCCACTGTTGCCCACGGCGGCACCGTGCTCTTCGTCGGCACCAAGAAGCAGGCCCAGGAAGCAATTGCCGAGCAGGCAACCCGCGTGGGCCAGCCCTACGTCAACCAGCGTTGGCTCGGCGGTATGCTGACCAACTTCCAGACGGTTGCCAAGCGTATCCAGCGCATGAAGGAACTCGAAGAGATCGACTTCGACGACGTCGCCGGTTCCGCTTACACCAAGAAGGAACTTCTGCTCCTCAAGCGTGAGCTCACCAAGCTGGAGTCCAACCTGGGCGGTATCCGCAACCTGACCAAGGCTCCGTCCCTGCTGTGGGTTGTTGACACCAAGAAGGAACACCTCGCCGTTGACGAGGCCAAGAAGCTGAACATCCCGGTTGTGGCCATCCTGGACACCAACTGCGATCCGGACGAAGTCGACTTCCCGATCCCGGGCAACGACGACGCCATCCGCTCCGTGAACCTCCTGACCCGCGTTGTTGCCGACGCTGTTGCAGAGGGCCTGATCGCCCGCAACAACCGCGGCACGGGCGCCACCGAAGCTCCGGAAGAGCCGCTGGCCGAGTGGGAGCGCGAGCTCCTCGAAGGCAGCAAGGCAGAAGCTGCTGCCGCTCCGGCTGAGAACGCTGAAGCCCCGGCCGCCGAGGAAGCTCCGGCTGCCGCCGAGGCTCCCGCCGAAGACGCCAAGTAACACACGCAAAAATCCGGATTCTCCGCGCTGTCAGCAGCCGGAGCTGCTGACAGGATGGCAGCCCACCTCCGTGGGCTGCCGTCCTGTCGGTCCGTACACCACCACACATTTCTAGACAGAGGGGTTCACATGGCGAACTACACTGCCGCGGACATCAAGGCCCTGCGCGAGCGCACCGGCGCCGGCATGATGGACGTCAAGAAGGCTCTTGACGAAGCCAACGGTGACGCCGAGAAGGCCATCGAGATCATCCGCATCAAGGGCCTCAAGGGCGCTACCAAGCGCGAAGGCCGCTCCACCGCTGAAGGCCTCGTGGCCGCCAAGGTCAGCAACGGGGTCGGCGTCATGATCGAGGTCAACTGCGAGACCGACTTCGTCGCCAAGGCTGACAAGTTCATCCAGCTGGCCGACAAGGTCCTGGCCGTGGCCGTCGAGTCCGGCGCTGCCGACCTCGAGACCCTGCTGGCCACCGACGTTGACGGCAAGCCGCTCTCCGAGGTTGTCGTCGAAGAAGGCGCCATCCTGGGCGAGAAGGTTGTTGTCCGCCGTATCTCCCGCGTTGAGGGTGCAACGGTTGACGCCTACCTGCACAAGACGTCCAAGGACCTCCCGGCCCAGGTCGGCGTTCTGTTCGCTGTCGACGGTGAAGGCGAAGCCGCCACCGCCGCTGCCCACGACGTCGCCGTGCACATCGCCGCCATGGCCCCGAACTACCTCACCCGTGAGGACGTTCCGGCCGAGCTCGTCGAGTCCGAGCGCCGCATCGCCGAAGAGACCGCCAAGGCCGAGGGCAAGCCTGAAGCTGCCCTCACCAAGATTGTGGAAGGCCGCGTGACGGGCTTCTACAAGGGCGAGGTCCTGGTTGACCAGGCATTCGCCAAGGACGCCAAGAAGTCCGTGGCACAGGTCCTCGAAGAGGCCGGTGTCAAGGGAACCGCCTTCACGCGTTTCCGCGTCGGCTCCTAGCCGAAACTGCAAGGGGGTGGCCACTTCGGTGGCCGCCCCTTTTGCATGCGCCCAAACGGCTGGCAGTCCAGTCCATTTGGACCGCGGCCGGTTCCGGGCACCGGATCCGGCAGGATACCCTTTTTTCAGAGTCACCAACGGGAAGGCATCATGGAAGCCGTCAACACTGTCACGCATTCGGAAAAGAGCCGGCGGCGGGTCCTCCTGAAGCTCTCCGGCGAGGTCTTCGGCGGTGGGAAGCTCGGTGTCGACCCCGAGACCGTCCGCAACGTCGCCAAGCAGATCGCAGCAGCCGTCCCCGAGGTGGAGGTGGCCATTGTGGTGGGCGGCGGAAACTTCTTCCGCGGCGCCGAACTGTCCCAGAGCGGCATGGACCGCTCCCGCGCCGACTACATGGGCATGCTGGGAACGGTCATGAACTGCCTGGCGCTGCAGGATTTCCTGGAGCAGGCGGGCGTGGAAACCCGCGTCCAGAGCGCCATCACCATGGGCCAGGTGGCCGAGGCCTACATTCCCCGCCGCGCCATCCGCCACATGGAAAAGGGCCGAGTGGTCATCTTCGGCGCCGGCGCAGGCCTGCCCTACTTCTCCACCGACACCGTGGCCGCCCAGCGCG is a window from the Arthrobacter sp. NicSoilC5 genome containing:
- the rpsB gene encoding 30S ribosomal protein S2, which translates into the protein MPVVTMRQLLDSGVHFGHQTRRWNPKMKRFIFTERNGIYIIDLQQSLSYIDRAYEFVKATVAHGGTVLFVGTKKQAQEAIAEQATRVGQPYVNQRWLGGMLTNFQTVAKRIQRMKELEEIDFDDVAGSAYTKKELLLLKRELTKLESNLGGIRNLTKAPSLLWVVDTKKEHLAVDEAKKLNIPVVAILDTNCDPDEVDFPIPGNDDAIRSVNLLTRVVADAVAEGLIARNNRGTGATEAPEEPLAEWERELLEGSKAEAAAAPAENAEAPAAEEAPAAAEAPAEDAK
- the tsf gene encoding translation elongation factor Ts — translated: MANYTAADIKALRERTGAGMMDVKKALDEANGDAEKAIEIIRIKGLKGATKREGRSTAEGLVAAKVSNGVGVMIEVNCETDFVAKADKFIQLADKVLAVAVESGAADLETLLATDVDGKPLSEVVVEEGAILGEKVVVRRISRVEGATVDAYLHKTSKDLPAQVGVLFAVDGEGEAATAAAHDVAVHIAAMAPNYLTREDVPAELVESERRIAEETAKAEGKPEAALTKIVEGRVTGFYKGEVLVDQAFAKDAKKSVAQVLEEAGVKGTAFTRFRVGS
- the pyrH gene encoding UMP kinase, which gives rise to MEAVNTVTHSEKSRRRVLLKLSGEVFGGGKLGVDPETVRNVAKQIAAAVPEVEVAIVVGGGNFFRGAELSQSGMDRSRADYMGMLGTVMNCLALQDFLEQAGVETRVQSAITMGQVAEAYIPRRAIRHMEKGRVVIFGAGAGLPYFSTDTVAAQRALEVHADVVLMAKSGVDAVYTADPKKDPTAERLETLSYDDALRRDIRVMDQTAMTMCKDNDLSMVVFGMEGEGNVTRAILGEKLGTLVTA